From Microtus ochrogaster isolate Prairie Vole_2 unplaced genomic scaffold, MicOch1.0 UNK66, whole genome shotgun sequence, one genomic window encodes:
- the LOC101985788 gene encoding histone H2A type 1-H-like encodes MSGRGKQGGKARAKAKTRSSRAGLQFPVGRVHRLLRKGNYSERVGAGAPVYLAAVLEYLTAEILELAGNAARDNKKTRIIPRHLQLAIRNDEELNKLLGRVTIAQGGVLPNIQAVLLPKKTESSHKAK; translated from the coding sequence ATGTCTGGACGCGGAAAGCAAGGTGGCAAGGCTCGCGCAAAGGCCAAGACCCGCTCCTCCCGGGCTGGCCTGCAGTTCCCGGTGGGCCGTGTGCACCGCCTCCTCCGTAAGGGTAACTATTCGGAGCGGGTGGGCGCCGGCGCCCCGGTGTACCTGGCGGCCGTGCTGGAGTACCTGACGGCCGAGATCCTGGAGCTGGCGGGCAACGCGGCCCGCGACAACAAGAAGACGCGCATCATCCCGCGCCACCTGCAGCTGGCCATCCGCAACGACGAGGAGCTCAACAAGCTGCTGGGCCGCGTGACGATCGCGCAGGGCGGCGTCCTGCCCAACATCCAGGCGGTGCTGCTGCCCAAGAAGACCGAGAGCAGCCACAAGGCCAAGTGA